AGGTGTTCTCGAATTTGGGCAGGTTCTTTAATCTGATTCAGCTTGATTTCTGCTCGTAATTTATCAATAATATCTCCGCTGGCTTGTACTCCAACATCTGCCTGCAGCAGCATTTCTTCCAAGTTATCCATCAAATCTTCATCGATCTTTCCACTTAGTTTTACGATTTCAGCAAGTTTCCCCAGCAATCCCTGTTTGGTTTTGGAAAGTTTCAGCTGCAGATAATCAGAATCGGTCGGTTCGCCTGGAATTCTCTTTTCCTTATTTTTTATTGCAATATATATTAAAATAGCAATTAAAATCGCTGCTGCAATTCCTAAATAGATATATAAATTTTGCTCCATCAATTCCTCATTATAAAAAAAAGGCAGACATCTCTGCCTGCCTAAATTTATCTAATAATAAATATTATTTCTTTTCTTTGGCTGCTGCTTTTTCTTTGTTGAAATAAGCTGCTATACGAGCTTTTCGGCGCGAAGCTGTTCTTTTGTGAATAACACCTTTTTTCGCTGCTTTATCTAACTGAGCATACACTTCTGATAATAGTTTTTCTTTTTCGTCTAATGAAATATCGCTGTGCATTCTTCTAGATAAACTTTTGATGGTCATTTTTACATAATGATTTCGTGCTGAGCGCTTTTGCTCTTGCCTTAATCTTTTTTCGCAAGATTTATGATTAGGCATCAATTCCTCCGTATCTATAATTTTTTGAGACAAAGAAAGTTAAGGGCATTTTATGTCAAACTCTTTTTATTTTTTTTAGAAAAATATTATTTAACTTCTTACTGCATTTGATCATACTGATATTTGAAATCCTTTATACCCTGATATAATGCGTCCACTAGTTTGTTCTGATAAGATGAATCTTTTAGTTTTCTCTCTTCCTTTTTATTGGTAAGAAAACCCAACTCTAAAAGCACTGCCGGCATGAAAGCTCCCCGCAATACATAAAAATTCGCTTGTTTTACACCGCGATTTCTGGCTCCAGTAGCTGAAATCAGGTTGTTCTGCAGCTTCAACCCGAGTTGAAAACTCTCTTCCAAATGTTCACTTTGCGCCATATCTGCCAGTATAAAAGCCAGATCATCATATTTCTTTACTGCTTCTTCCCCGCCTTCATAATCATACACAACCTGGTTTTCCATTGCTTCCACAGCTCTGGCTTCATCCGTCTTGGCGGTAGAAAGATAAAACACCTCGATGCCACTTACTTCTGAGCTGCGATGCGCATTGCAATGAACCGAAATAAACAGATTTGCTGCTTGACTATTAGCAAATTGAGTTCTCTGTTGAAGAGAAACAAATTCATCTTTACTGCGAGTTAAAATAACATCAACATTCAGATTATCTCGCAACTTTTTCTGCAATTTTCTGGAAATTTCCAAAACGAGTGTTTTCTCATAATTCTTCTTGGAATTTCCGATCGCTCCCGGATCTTTTCCACCATGCCCCGGATCGATCACAATAGTTTTTAAGCGATTATCAGATGGATTAGCGGCAACTAATTTATCTCCAGTTTTCGATATATAATCATTTAAAATTTCAGGTAAAAGTTCCAACAAAAATCTTTGAGGAAGATAGTATTTTCCATCTTGCTGAATAAGTGGATATTTAAAATTATAGATCTCACCTTTGTATTGCAGATAAGCTGAATCTAATAGAATTATAAGTTGCTCATTATATAAATTCATGTGCAATCTGCTATCTAAAATATCTTCCTGAACTGTAGCTTTGAAAGTTTTATTCATTTCAAAAACATTGAAATATGGAACTCCATCAATATCTATTATCATAATGATCTCAGGAGATAAACCTGATCGATATTCCACGTCTACATCAGCAGCTAAATATATAGAAAAAATTATTGTCAAAATCAAAAAAACAAATTTATGAAAACTCAAAATTTACAACTCCTAAAAAATTTAAAATTAATCATGATCTAATTATAAGGAAATAGTTTGCGAAAGTAGCCCCAAACAGCCTTGGAAGACATCTTCCACTCTTTCTCATGCATATGATAATATAATCTGAAATTAAGACAGGATGCCAGAAGAAAAAGAAAAAAAGCTAATCCAAAAACAGCTCTAACTCCAACCACTTCCATAATCATCAAACCAAGAAATGGAGCAAAAATTCCCCGCAATCCAGTCAATGTTACATGAACGCTCTGATACATTGAGACATCTTCGTCCTGAGCAAAAAAGATTGAACTGATATTCCAGGAAATCACGATTCCCGACATGGCAATGCTGAAAAAAAAGAATGCCGTATAAACTATCAAATTAACAAATGAAGTGCCAATAAAGAAACTGGAAATTAATAGAAATAGCGGATATAAACTGAGAATAAGATATGTGAATGAAGTGAAGAGTGCTGGATTTCTTTTATCAAAAAACCGACCTGCCAATGGCGCTAAAAACAATATACCAATCTGTGATAAAATTCCTTTGGCCAGGAAAGTTTGGCTGTAATTCATTCTAAGATAATCTACTAAATATTTCGGGATGGCGGGAAGCAAAATCATAAATGCAATTCCATAAATGAAATAATTTCGCTGAAAAATTGCAAAATCATGATTTTTTTTCAGAACCTCCAAACTTCGTTGAATCGGTTTTACTATTACTTCTTTGATCGAGATAAAAGCTTTATCTTTATTGTGATTTTTTTTGATCTTGATGCGACTCATAAATATAGAATGAAGGAAGCCAAACACACCGACAACTGAGAAGAAATAACGGAAATACGTTTCATTCACATCCAGCATCTTTCCGGCAAAATAACTACTGAAAACCGCAACTAAAGTTACGATACTGGCACTGTAGCCAAACATGTTTCCGCGATTTTGTTTTGTTACATTATTCTGCAAAATGGAATTCTGAGCAGGACTTATAAAAGCATTGAAAGAAAATACCAGGATCAAAATTGCCAGATATTGATAATAATTTGTAACCCACAGCATCAATATCAATACAAGTCTTCCCACCAGTCCTGTGAGTATGAAATATTTGGCAATACTGCTGGAATGCTCCAGGATTTTTCCCCACCAAATTGAAAAGAGATTGGAAAGCGGCCATAACATAACCAGGACCGTAATCTGCCAATCCAGAGCTCCCAGGGCTTTTTTGGCAATGATGTCCTGCACTTGAAAGGAACTCATCACAAAACCATGACAGAAGCTTGCCAGCATCAGGTAGATAAAAGTTCTCTTTTCCAAACTATTCAATTTCATTTTCTTCTCATTATCACAGGATCTATCCTGCTTTTATATTTGGAAAGCAAAATCAACGAGCTTAAGAATTTTGTCTATCAAATAAATAGCTTCTCAACCGATTTTTTGGTTTTGAAAACTTTATGATTGCAGGCAATTTGCTTTTGTAAAAACTAAAACAACAAAATAAAATCAATAAATTATATTAATCTTTGTAAATAGAAAAAAATCTTGCTTTTATAATAACCTTGAAAATTGTTGTTTGCGAAAAAGTAGAAAAAAAATTAGAAAAATAAAAAGGGAGAAGAAATGGGCTTGAAAACTTTTCCAGGGGGTATTCACCCTCATGATTCCAAGCAATTTTCCAAACATGCTTCAATTGAAAAAATGCCAATTCCAAATAAAGTGGTAATTCCTCTTTCTCAGCATATTGGAGCTCCGGCCAAACCGATCGTAAAAGTTGGCGATGAAGTTCTGGCAGGACAGATTATTGCCGAAGCTGGTGGATTTGTTTCCATTCCGATGCATGCTTCTATTTCAGGTAAAATTACCAAAATCGGAAGATTCAATCATCCGACCGGAATTTTAGCAGACGGAATCGAGATAACCAGCGACGGTGAAGACAAATGGGTCGATTTTATCGAAGAGGAAGAATTCATGGCGGTAGCTGTGAAGGAGATGAAAGATCGCATTGCCAAAGCAGGAATCTGCGGAATGGGTGGAGCTGGTTTTCCCACTCATGTAAAACTTTCACCACCAGAAGATAAACCGATCGATACTGTGATTTTAAATGGTGTGGAATGTGAACCTTATCTTACTGCAGATTATCGCATTATGATGGAACAACCCAATGATATCATTGCCGGCCTTAAGATCGTGATGAAAATCCTGAATGCTAAACGCGGAATTATCGGCATCGAAGAAAACAAACCGGATACAATAAAACTTTTTAAAGAACTTCTAAAAAATGAATCTAAATTAAGCGTTGAAGGTTTGAAATTAAAATATCCTCAGGGTGCAGAAAAACAATTGATCTACGCTGCTACAAAAAGAGCCGTTCCCAATAAAGGCGGACTTCCCATGGATGTGAATGTGGTAGTTCAGAATGTGGGAACTGCAATCGCAATTTATGAAGCTGTAAAATATAAAAAACCTCTTGTGGAACGTGTTATCACAGTCAGTGGAAAAATCGTGAGAAAACCTAAGAATTTACGGGCAAGAATCGGAACTTTTTATGGAGATCTGCTGGAATTTTGCGGAGGAACAACATCCGATATCGGTAAAGTGATCTCTGGTGGGCCGATGATGGGATTTGCAATTCCAAGCTTGGAAACTCCCATGACAAAAGGCAGTTCAGGACTTCTCTTATTTGATAAAAAAGAAGCCAACAAAGAAAAAGAAGATGTTTGTTTGCGTTGTGCTCGTTGTGTAGACATCTGCCCCATGAACCTGGTTCCCAGCCTGATAGCAAATAACGTTCGCTATGACGATATTGATATGGCAGAAAAATATGGTGTGATGGATTGTATGAAGTGCGGCAGTTGTGCTTATGTATGTCCTTCCCATATTAAACTGATCCAATGGATCGATATTGGCAAACTGAAGATCAGCGAAAAACGAGCAAAAAATAAATGAAAAATGCATATTTATCAACCCCCTGTTTCCCACTTCTCAGCGGGAGAATGAGGAATTCGGATTCTTTTTCGTTTTCTGATTTCTGCCTTGTTAAAGGGAGATGTCTCGAGAGTTTTCGAGACAGAGGGGTTCGAAAGCAAAAAATAAATTAAAAATAATAAATTTGGAGGATTTATGAGCGAAGTTTATGCTGTTTCGGCAGCTCCTCATATAAAGCAAAAGATTTCTGTTTCCTCTGTGATGTGGCAGGTTGTTATCGCTTTAATTCCAGCTCTTCTGGCAGGAATTTTCTTCTTTGGAATTCAATCGCTTTTGCTTACACTTTATGCGGTGGTTGCTGCTGTTGTTACAGAAGCACTAATTCAGAGATTACGCAATGTTCCGATCTCGGTAAGTGACGGCAGTGCAGTTGTAACCGGTATTCTGGTTGCTTTCAACATCAACGTTGCTTCACCCTGGTGGCTGCCTGTTGCAGGATCGGTTTTTGCTATTGCAGTTGGAAAGCAGATATTTGGTGGACTTGGATTTAACATTTTCAATCCGGCACTTCTGGGAAGAGCATTTTTAGTAGCTTCCTGGCCGACTTTAACTACAGCCGGATGGACTAAAACCATGCCGCTTAATGGAATTTTTGAAAGTTCGATCAATGGTTTGAAAGCACTACCATCCAATATTCCTGATGTGATTACTTCTGCCACTCCTCTTGGTGTTGCAAAAGCTCTCAGAGACACAACACAAATAAGTCGAGACATGGCAGAAACTGTTATGAATAATTTGGCAAGTACTGATACTATTCAAAATATTTTCTGGGGAAACATCGGTGGTTGTATTGGAGAAATCTCGGCTGCAGCACTTCTTATCGGTGCGGCTTATCTGGCTTATAAACACATTATTGAATGGAGAATTCCAATCAGTTATATTGGAACTGTTTTTGTTTTAATTTACATTTTTGGCGGAATAAACGGATTATTCTCAGCCTCAATCATGTTGCCGATCTTCCACATTTTCTCCGGTGGATTGATTCTGGGAGCATTTTTTATGGCTACCGATATGGTTACTTCGCCAGTTACGAAAAGAGGACGCATAATCTTCGGTATCGGCTGCGGAGTTCTAACTGTTGTCATTCGTATGGTCGGTGGATATCCGGAAGGTGTATCCTATTCTATTCTGCTGATGAACATTGCTGTTCCACTCATCGACAGATACACTGGACCCAAGATCTTTGGGGAGGTGAAGAAATGAAATATTATATTAAATTAGGATTTGTTTTATTAATAATTACTGCCATTGCCAGCGGAATTCTGGCTTACATCAATAGTTTTACTGAACCAATTATTGCCGAAAATCAGCGCAAAGCAAAAGAAGAAGCCCGAAAAGAAGTATTACCTGATGCTGCTTCTTTTGAAGTTATCGGTTCTTTCAACAACGAAGATGTATTTGCCGGAAAAGATGATTCAGGAAATACTATCGGTTTTACATTTCTGGCGTCTCTTTACGGCTACAGCAGCGATGTTAAATCGATGATTGGCGTTAAAACCGATTTGATCGTGAATAAAATAAAAATAATTTCCCAAACTGAAACACCCGGTTTGGGTGCAAATTGTGAAAAACCTGAATTTCAAGCTCAATTTTCCGATAAAGGTTTAGATCAGATGAAAGTCGACAAAGATGGTGGCCCGATTGCCAGTATAACTGGAGCTACCATTACTACAAGAACTGTTGCGAATTCAATTAAAGACGGTCTTATAATGCTGGAAAAACTGGTGGCAGAAAAAATGCCTTCCGAAACTGAAACTAAGGAGGTAACAGAATGATCAAAGAATTTACCAAAGGATTTATAAAAGAAAATCCCGTCTTCGTGATGGCTCTTGGTTTGTGTCCAACGTTGGCTGTTTCTTCTTCTGTGATGAACGCAATTGGCATGGGATTGGCTGCCACATTTGTGCTGGTTTGTTCAAATATTATCATCTCGCTCATCAAGAATTTCATTCCAAATAAGATCCGCATTCCGGCTTACATCGTGGTTATAGCTTCTTTCGTTACGATCGTGGATATGGTGATGGAAGCTTATGTTCCTGCGCTGCACAAAAGTCTGGGATTGTTCATTCCGCTCATTGTGGTTAACTGCATTATTTTGGGAAGAGCGGAAGCTTTTGCCGGCAAAAACGGCGTTTTCAAATCGTTTTTGGATGGTTTGGGAATGGGACTCGGTTTCGCGCTTGCTCTTATTGTAATTGCCACGATCAGAGAGATTCTGGGTGCAGGACAATTTTTGGGAATGAATGTTCTTCCTGCCACTTATAAACCAATGCTGGTAGCAATTTTAGCTCCCGGTGCATTTATCGTTATGGGCCTTTTGATGGGTGCCATGAATTTGAAGAAAAAGAAATAAGGAGACATAAATGGAATTCGTAGGAAATATTTTCGCGATGGCAATCGCCGCCATCTTTGTTCAAAACTTTGTACTCATGCGTTTTCTGGGACTTTGTCCCTATATTGGTGTTTCCAAAAAAGTAGATTCCGCTTTTGGTATGGGAATGGCAGTTATTTTCGTGATGACAATGGCTTCCACATTTACCTGGCTCATTCAAAACTATCTGCTGGTTCCACTCAATCTGGAATTCCTGCAGACAATCGCTTTTATTTTAACGATTGCTTCTCTGGTGCAGCTGGTAGAAATGATCATCCAGAAAACAGCACCGGCACTTTATAAAGCGTTGGGAGTTTTCCTGCCGCTTATCACAACAAACTGTGCAGTTTTGGGAGTTGCGATCCTTAACATTAATGAAAATTACAATTTTATCGAAGCAATTTTAAATGGACTTTTTGCAGGTTTGGGATTTACTCTCGTTTTAGTTCTAATGGCTGGAATCAGGGAAAAACTGGAAAAAGCAGAACTTCCACAAGCGATGAAGGGAATGCCGATTGCAATGATCGTAGCCGGTTGTATGGCTCTGGCTTTCCTGGGATTTTCGGGATTGAAACTGTAAGGGGAAAAACATGATAATAATTTATGCAATAATAGTTTTAGGAGTGCTGGGACTGATCTACGGATTGGGTCTGGCTTTCGCGTCCAAGAAATTTCACGTTCAAGTTGATCCCAAAATAGATAAGATCAATGAAGTACTGCCGGGAGTGAATTGCGGAGCTTGTGGTCTTGCCGGTTGCGGTGGTTATGCAGAAGCAATTGTGAATGGCGGAGAACCAATAAATAAATGTGCGCCCGGTGGTGATGAAGTTGTTGCCAAAATTGCTGAGATTATGGGAATCGAAGCTTCTGCTGCCGATAAAAAAGTAGCTCTGATCCACTGCCAGAGTGGTGGATACAACAACACTTTCTTCCGTTATGATTACCAGGGAATAAAAACCTGTAAAGCAGCCGTTCTGGTTGCCAAAGGGCCAAATCTGTGTAACTACGGCTGTGTTTTTCAAAATGATTGTATTGCCGCTTGTATGTTCGATGCCATTCATCTGGATGAAAACGGAATGCGCATCATCGATAAAGAAAAATGCACCGGCTGTGGAGCTTGTGTAACTGCCTGTCCTCGCGATCTTATCGAACTGGTTCCTATCAAAAAACGCGTTCATGTTTTATGTTCATCGCATGATAAAGGTGCCGAAGCCAGGAAACGCTGCGGCAACAAAACAGCTTGTATCGGCTGCAGTCTCTGCGCAAAGAAATGCCCTAAAGATGCAATTACAATGCAGGATGATCTCGCTGTCATCGATTATGAAAAATGCATTAATTGCGGAATGTGTGCCGATGTCTGCCCGACTGGTGCAATTTTCGATCCTTTAAAAGAAGTTCGTGCCAAAAAGAAAGCAGAAGCAAAAGCCAAAGCAGAAGCTGCAAAGAAAAAATTGGCAGACAAGAAAACCGCAGATAAAAAAGAAGATAAATAAGAGGTTTTTATGAAAAGCTTTTTCGAAATCCTGAAGATCAAGCGACTACGCTTGAAAGGTCAAAAACTCTTGACCAAAGGAGATTTCGAGAAAGCTTTTCCTGTTTTTCAGAAAGCTGTCTTGCTGGATAATTCCTACGAAAATATTTACAATCTTGCTCTTTGCCAAACAGCTTTGGGAAAATACGAAGATGCAGAAGCTTATCTGGACAAGATAAATCAGGAGATTCCCGGCAATGAAATGATCCTGCTAACTTTGGCTGAAACAAAATTGATGCAGAAAAAATGGCAGGAATCGATCGATCATTTCCAGAAATTAACCGAAATAAATCCGCGTTCTGAATCTTATAAAAAGTATCTTGCACTTTCCAAGGATGAAGTGGAAAGAGAAAAATATGTAAGCAGTAAAATGCTGCTTTTCAAAGCAACTGAAGCACTCCAGCAAAAAAAAGATGAGGAAGCGCTAAAACTGCTGATAGAAGCGGATGAGACATATCCAGAAAATGCTAATATTCTGAATAATATCGGCAGCATTTACATGTTGATGAAAGACTATAAAAATGCTTACAAATATTTCTCGGAAGCTCTCAAGTACGATCGGAATAACCAAAGAATAAAAGAAAATATTCTGGCAGCTCGCAGAAAAATAAAGAAATAGCTTCATTTGATAAAACTTGATGATGAAAAATTCTATCATTGACAAAAGAATGAAATTTGCAGATTCTTGCCAAAGTAAATAAAAACAGGTATGTAAGGAAATATGAAGAGAGTTTTGCTGCTGTTAATTCTGATACTGATCACTGGTTCTTCTTTTGCCAATATTTTCATCGATATGTATCATAAAGATTATGGCGTTATCAACCGCAGCGTGCTTGTCTTCAGCTCAAAACCTGAATATAAGATCATTGAAAATGAAAACGATATTCAGCTGAATATTGTGAATTGCACCAAAGATATAAATATTCAGAATCAACAATTTCTTCAAAGTGCCGTTATCGAATCTTTCGATTATTATTCCACCGAAGATAAAGTAATGGTGATCATATCCATAAATTCACAAAATCAATTGGAAAAACAAACAAAATACAGTCTGGAAAAATATGAAATTGAAGATGAAGTTTACAAATTGATCCTGGATGTTTATGCTACCAAAACTCCCAAGACTTACCAGGAATACAACAGTTTCGCCTATTTCTTTGAAGCTACGGGAAAACCTGATACTGCAAGACCTTATCGGGAAATGGCAAACAAATTGAAAGAAGAGCTTCCTCCTGAAACTGTTATTCAACAGGATCAGCAGATAACTCAGCAGCAACAGCAACAACAATCTTCCAAGAATCGTCTGGTTCGTTCTATCCAGAATTTCCTGACTCCGGGAACGATAATCCTAATTATTATTGCAATCATTTTAATAGCTGCGATTACTTTCACATTAGCTTTTGTTCTGAAAAAGAAAACCGCTGGAGTTGTTAGTAATAAAAGTCTGCGTCTTACATCTGGTTTCGGCAGTGAAGAATTTCGGCGAAATCTGATCCAGCTTCTGGAAAAGAATTTCTGGGGTGCAGAAGAAATTGCATTGGAACTGGAAATGAGTACGAACGATGTTTATCGTTCTACTGCTCCCGAATTTGCCGAAGAACTGGAAAAAGAAGAATAAAATAATATAATTAACTGTCATTCTGAGTTAACTTTTAGCTTTACCTGCGACTGAGTCCGGCGAAGCTTTGCCAAGCCGGAACGATCTCGTGAGATTTCTCTCAACTTTATTTAAAGAGGAAGTTGGACTTCACGTCTCGTGGAGTCTGTATGTTTCTGAACTTCGTCTGGAAGTTTATATTTAATTGATCGAGGACGATCAAAATGAAACTTATAGTTCAATCGAGACGAATGAACTAACCTTTCGTGAAAACAATTGAGATTCTTCCCACCTGTGTCGGCGAAGCTTGGCAGACCTGGTGGAATTGGAAAAAACTAGCAGCAAAGCTGCATTCCACAGGGCTGGCAGAATGACGAAATTTTTTATATTTAATCAGCGTTTATTTGCATTCATCTGCGGTTAATTTAATAAAAGAAATTGACTCATTTCTTTCTATACAAATATTCGATTGAGATAAATTAATGAGGAGGGCACATGAAAAACTTTCGATTAGTTTTTGTTTTATTTTTTATTTTCAGTCTAAACCTGATCTGGAGTCAAAGCATCGCACGCTGGTATACTTCGATGGGAGATTTTGAAGTAACATTGCGCGAAGATCTGATGCCGATTACAACAAATAACTTTCTGGACCTAACCAATTCAAACTTCTATGATAACCTGATTTTTCACCGTGTTATTGCAGATTTCATGATCCAGGACGGCTGACCACTGGGAACAGGCTACGGAGGTCCGGGCTATACAATTCCAGATGAATGGAATCCACTGGTAAATTATAATGAACCTTATGTAATCGGAATGGCAAACACTGGCGCACCAAATTCTGCTGGATCACAATATTTCATAACAGTAGAGCCGACAACCTGGTTGAATGGCGATTATGCTGCTTTTGGTCACGTGACAATGGGAAGCGATATCGTGGAAGACATCAGTGAAGTTCCTACAGATGCAAACGATAAACCGTTAGTTGACGTTGAGATCGACAGTGTGCGAATTATGACAGCACAATTTTACGGGTTCAGTCCCGAAGAAGATTCGCTTTATGTGAATGCCGGCGATCCGCTGGTTTTCGGAATGCTTACAAATGAACCGGATGTAACTTTCAGTTGGTACGTGGACGATGAACTTCAAACCGAAACAGGTTTTCTTTTCAATGTTTCGCTTACTGTAAATGGTTGGCATGAAATCGTGGGAATCGGTACAAAAAATGGCTATGATTATGCAAAAACCTGGTGGGTTGAAATAACAGGAGGTTCTCATCTTGATGATATTCTAACGGCAAACAAAAATGTTCTTCTGCCAAATTCACCTAATCCATTCAATCCGGAAACGAATATTTCCTTCTATTTGAATGCTGCTGAAAAAGCCGTTTTGAAAATTTACAACGCAAGAGGAGAATTGGTGAAAATTCTGGTTAATTCTCAGCTTACAGCCGGTTTCCATTCCTATATTTGGAATGGAACAGACTCTTCCAACCAAAATGTTGCCAGCGGAATTTATTATTATCAACTTCGAGCAGGAAATCAAACACAAACCCGCAAAGCACTTTTATTGAAATAAAAAATTACTAAACTCCCGATTCATCTTTTTGTGGATCGGGAGTATTATTTTGGATTTATATGAAAATAGCAATTATAGGTTTTGGCGCAGCCGCAATTGGTTACATCGAAAGAATTAAAAATTCGCCACATGAGATCCATGTTTTTGAAAAAAGCAAAGACATCTACTCTTCCAGTATTTCCGGTATTCGAGCTGATGGGAAATTATTTGTTTCCCGCGAAATGGGTGGCAGCATCGAAGTGGATGAAGCTTTGCAGAATAAGCTAGTACAATTTTATCTGGATAAGACTGATAATAATCAATTTGAGCGGGGAAGTTCATTCTCTTCCAAAACGTTTTACAAACAATTTTACGAGAAGGGGTTTCAACCCATTCATTCCGAATTTTATCATTTGGGAACAGATCAACTCAAACAGGTTTTATACAAAATTTACGAAGATTTCAAGCTTCATAAAAATATTTTTTTTCATTTCAGCGAAAATATAACCGATATCGAACCGATAGCTGGAAAAATCATTATTAATGCAAAAGATACTTTCGATAGAGTGATAGTTGCAGTCGGCAGAAGCGGTCATAAATTGGTTAAGAGGATCATTTCCAAATTTCCAAAACTGATCACCGATAATACCAGGGTCGATCTTGGTGTGCGTTTCGAGCTTCCCGATCATATCGTGGAAGAGTTGAATAAAGAAATGTATGAATTCAAGGTGAAATACCGTAGCAAAACCGGTTATATGGTGCGCACTTTCTGCAACAATCCCAGCGGTTATGTTGTCACCGAAACTTATGAAGATTTCGTTACTGTGAACGGTCATTCCAAACTGCATGAAAAAAGCAAGAATACAAATTTCGCAATCCTGACGACCGTTCAACTAACAGAGCCTTTTAACGATCCCGTCGGATACGGATCGCATATTGCTCAATTGTCGAACATTCTGGCAGGCCAGAATAAAGTGATCTTGCAGACTTACGAAAATTTTGTGAATTCCAAGCGTACAAAACACCTTTATCGGGTTCTTCCCACTTTAGATAGTAATAGTTTTATTCTGGGAGATATCAACCTGGCTTTTCCGCGCCGTATTGCGGAAAGTA
The Candidatus Cloacimonadota bacterium genome window above contains:
- a CDS encoding RnfABCDGE type electron transport complex subunit G, giving the protein MKYYIKLGFVLLIITAIASGILAYINSFTEPIIAENQRKAKEEARKEVLPDAASFEVIGSFNNEDVFAGKDDSGNTIGFTFLASLYGYSSDVKSMIGVKTDLIVNKIKIISQTETPGLGANCEKPEFQAQFSDKGLDQMKVDKDGGPIASITGATITTRTVANSIKDGLIMLEKLVAEKMPSETETKEVTE
- the rpsT gene encoding 30S ribosomal protein S20, whose translation is MPNHKSCEKRLRQEQKRSARNHYVKMTIKSLSRRMHSDISLDEKEKLLSEVYAQLDKAAKKGVIHKRTASRRKARIAAYFNKEKAAAKEKK
- the rsxA gene encoding electron transport complex subunit RsxA produces the protein MEFVGNIFAMAIAAIFVQNFVLMRFLGLCPYIGVSKKVDSAFGMGMAVIFVMTMASTFTWLIQNYLLVPLNLEFLQTIAFILTIASLVQLVEMIIQKTAPALYKALGVFLPLITTNCAVLGVAILNINENYNFIEAILNGLFAGLGFTLVLVLMAGIREKLEKAELPQAMKGMPIAMIVAGCMALAFLGFSGLKL
- a CDS encoding MFS transporter, whose protein sequence is MKLNSLEKRTFIYLMLASFCHGFVMSSFQVQDIIAKKALGALDWQITVLVMLWPLSNLFSIWWGKILEHSSSIAKYFILTGLVGRLVLILMLWVTNYYQYLAILILVFSFNAFISPAQNSILQNNVTKQNRGNMFGYSASIVTLVAVFSSYFAGKMLDVNETYFRYFFSVVGVFGFLHSIFMSRIKIKKNHNKDKAFISIKEVIVKPIQRSLEVLKKNHDFAIFQRNYFIYGIAFMILLPAIPKYLVDYLRMNYSQTFLAKGILSQIGILFLAPLAGRFFDKRNPALFTSFTYLILSLYPLFLLISSFFIGTSFVNLIVYTAFFFFSIAMSGIVISWNISSIFFAQDEDVSMYQSVHVTLTGLRGIFAPFLGLMIMEVVGVRAVFGLAFFLFLLASCLNFRLYYHMHEKEWKMSSKAVWGYFRKLFPYN
- a CDS encoding RnfABCDGE type electron transport complex subunit D; its protein translation is MSEVYAVSAAPHIKQKISVSSVMWQVVIALIPALLAGIFFFGIQSLLLTLYAVVAAVVTEALIQRLRNVPISVSDGSAVVTGILVAFNINVASPWWLPVAGSVFAIAVGKQIFGGLGFNIFNPALLGRAFLVASWPTLTTAGWTKTMPLNGIFESSINGLKALPSNIPDVITSATPLGVAKALRDTTQISRDMAETVMNNLASTDTIQNIFWGNIGGCIGEISAAALLIGAAYLAYKHIIEWRIPISYIGTVFVLIYIFGGINGLFSASIMLPIFHIFSGGLILGAFFMATDMVTSPVTKRGRIIFGIGCGVLTVVIRMVGGYPEGVSYSILLMNIAVPLIDRYTGPKIFGEVKK
- a CDS encoding electron transport complex subunit E; protein product: MIKEFTKGFIKENPVFVMALGLCPTLAVSSSVMNAIGMGLAATFVLVCSNIIISLIKNFIPNKIRIPAYIVVIASFVTIVDMVMEAYVPALHKSLGLFIPLIVVNCIILGRAEAFAGKNGVFKSFLDGLGMGLGFALALIVIATIREILGAGQFLGMNVLPATYKPMLVAILAPGAFIVMGLLMGAMNLKKKK
- a CDS encoding N-acetylmuramoyl-L-alanine amidase codes for the protein MSFHKFVFLILTIIFSIYLAADVDVEYRSGLSPEIIMIIDIDGVPYFNVFEMNKTFKATVQEDILDSRLHMNLYNEQLIILLDSAYLQYKGEIYNFKYPLIQQDGKYYLPQRFLLELLPEILNDYISKTGDKLVAANPSDNRLKTIVIDPGHGGKDPGAIGNSKKNYEKTLVLEISRKLQKKLRDNLNVDVILTRSKDEFVSLQQRTQFANSQAANLFISVHCNAHRSSEVSGIEVFYLSTAKTDEARAVEAMENQVVYDYEGGEEAVKKYDDLAFILADMAQSEHLEESFQLGLKLQNNLISATGARNRGVKQANFYVLRGAFMPAVLLELGFLTNKKEERKLKDSSYQNKLVDALYQGIKDFKYQYDQMQ
- the rsxC gene encoding electron transport complex subunit RsxC, giving the protein MGLKTFPGGIHPHDSKQFSKHASIEKMPIPNKVVIPLSQHIGAPAKPIVKVGDEVLAGQIIAEAGGFVSIPMHASISGKITKIGRFNHPTGILADGIEITSDGEDKWVDFIEEEEFMAVAVKEMKDRIAKAGICGMGGAGFPTHVKLSPPEDKPIDTVILNGVECEPYLTADYRIMMEQPNDIIAGLKIVMKILNAKRGIIGIEENKPDTIKLFKELLKNESKLSVEGLKLKYPQGAEKQLIYAATKRAVPNKGGLPMDVNVVVQNVGTAIAIYEAVKYKKPLVERVITVSGKIVRKPKNLRARIGTFYGDLLEFCGGTTSDIGKVISGGPMMGFAIPSLETPMTKGSSGLLLFDKKEANKEKEDVCLRCARCVDICPMNLVPSLIANNVRYDDIDMAEKYGVMDCMKCGSCAYVCPSHIKLIQWIDIGKLKISEKRAKNK